A genomic region of Anaerobaca lacustris contains the following coding sequences:
- a CDS encoding type II secretion system protein → MKRTGFSLLELLVVMSIIVVLLSISLPSLLGAKDSALALVAMGAQPDDEGKVFLEINDRSNRKATDDIYMIQIDHPTKSSVRLKKPLPSGLKLRRHDGCDYIFWQPKPRHVGRHPVTVILEGEETSRKEITIYVYTKEQLEAHRRQKDNPQ, encoded by the coding sequence ATGAAACGAACGGGCTTCAGCCTCCTGGAACTGCTGGTCGTCATGTCCATCATCGTCGTCCTGCTGAGCATCTCCCTGCCCTCCCTGCTCGGCGCCAAAGACAGCGCCTTGGCCCTGGTCGCGATGGGAGCCCAGCCCGATGACGAGGGCAAAGTCTTCCTGGAAATCAACGACCGGTCCAACCGTAAAGCGACCGACGACATCTACATGATCCAAATCGACCACCCGACCAAGTCCAGCGTCCGCCTGAAGAAACCCCTCCCTTCCGGCCTGAAACTGCGAAGACACGACGGCTGCGATTACATCTTCTGGCAACCCAAACCCCGCCACGTCGGCAGGCACCCCGTCACCGTCATTCTCGAAGGCGAGGAAACCTCCCGGAAAGAAATCACCATCTACGTCTACACCAAAGAGCAGCTCGAAGCCCACCGCCGGCAAAAGGACAACCCCCAATAA
- a CDS encoding HNH endonuclease, giving the protein MTTKAELAVAVRRPLTCHDCVFCRWDGGLWLRTIVSGLPVLGMCANHPDTPGQWREIPVGGPCRNFRPKPRPAAEPPQPPGDDVRYIPLTRGLYALVDARNYDWLSRHKWSVHSTGQGKAQYAVRGCGGRKIFMHREIMKTPPGMVVDHINRNGLDNREANMRNCTRLQNLQNRYWHAGRSQYRGVSPQGDKWMALVGYNGETIYVGLFEDEVEAAKARDRKAYELAGEFAYLNFPDEIER; this is encoded by the coding sequence ATGACGACGAAAGCCGAGTTGGCCGTGGCGGTCCGGCGGCCGCTGACCTGCCACGATTGCGTGTTCTGCCGGTGGGACGGCGGCCTGTGGCTGCGGACGATCGTTTCGGGGCTCCCGGTGCTCGGGATGTGCGCCAATCACCCGGACACGCCGGGCCAGTGGCGCGAAATCCCGGTCGGCGGGCCCTGCCGCAACTTCCGCCCGAAACCCCGCCCCGCCGCCGAGCCGCCGCAGCCGCCCGGCGACGACGTGCGATACATCCCGCTGACCCGCGGCCTGTACGCCCTCGTCGACGCCAGGAACTACGACTGGCTCAGCCGCCATAAGTGGTCCGTCCACAGCACGGGCCAAGGCAAGGCTCAGTACGCCGTCCGGGGCTGCGGGGGCCGCAAGATCTTCATGCACCGCGAGATCATGAAGACCCCGCCCGGCATGGTCGTCGATCACATCAACCGCAACGGACTGGACAACCGCGAAGCCAACATGCGCAACTGCACCCGCCTGCAGAACCTCCAGAACCGCTACTGGCACGCGGGCCGCTCGCAATATCGCGGCGTCAGCCCCCAGGGCGACAAGTGGATGGCCCTGGTCGGCTACAACGGCGAGACGATCTACGTCGGCCTCTTCGAAGACGAGGTCGAGGCCGCCAAAGCCCGCGACCGCAAGGCCTACGAACTCGCCGGCGAATTCGCCTACCTCAACTTCCCCGACGAGATCGAGCGATAG